Proteins co-encoded in one Neovison vison isolate M4711 chromosome 9, ASM_NN_V1, whole genome shotgun sequence genomic window:
- the FAM166A gene encoding protein FAM166A isoform X1 translates to MTATPKHNLFTPEPHYIPGYAGFYPQLRYQVGNTYGRTTAQLLTDPSVQKSPCSVLSPISKPKFIEDFSKPKPPWIPCRDLTEPYVPHYTGLKPYKNFEILGRFSPQEGNAQKGPQGVESISRQVLLPAGFMPYAPYPPCPPGRKGGSRDFGHPGLRLAYGEEAWKSTTPVHGAPGRDQLHHCRRDESPPPAQQQETLDVGRFHRLPQLDHPNLIQRKAISGYAGFVPRFAWVMGVNYRDGVAQAMDEFSKNQFLFRNPICALGERLPKTHWPSNTIYSSQGLIPFYMGFIPSMQDNYALTFGNSTRKAYRKELERRHQTL, encoded by the exons ATGACAGCTACTCCGAAACACAACCTCTTCACGCCAGAACCGCACTACATCCCTGG CTACGCGGGGTTCTATCCGCAGCTGCGCTATCAGGTGGGAAACACCTACGGGCGCACCACAGCACAGCTGCTCACAGACCCCAGCGTGCAGAAGAGCCCCTGCTCCGTGCTGTCCCCCATATCCAAGCCCAAGTTCATCGAGGACTTCAGCAAGCCCAAGCCACCTTGGATACCCTGCCGGGACCTGACTGAGCCCTATGTCCCCCACTACACCG GTCTGAAGCCCTACAAGAACTTTGAGATCCTGGGCCGGTTCTCACCCCAGGAGGGGAATGCCCAGAAGGGGCCGCAGGGGGTAGAGAGCATATCCAGGCAGGTCCTGCTGCCTGCGGGCTTCATGCCCTATGCCCCCTACCCCCCATGCCCGCCAGGCAGGAAGGGGGGCTCCAGAGACTTTGGACACCCAGGCCTGCGGCTGGCATACGGAGAAGAGGCCTGGAAGAGCACCACCCCCGTCCACGGGGCCCCTGGGCGGGACCAG cTGCACCACTGCAGGAGGGATGaatccccaccccctgctcagcagcaggAGACCCTCGACGTGGGCAGGTTCCACAGGCTGCCGCAGCTCGACCACCCCAACCTGATCCAACGCAAAGCCATCTCAG GTTATGCTGGCTTTGTCCCCCGGTTTGCCTGGGTGATGGGGGTGAACTACCGTGACGGTGTCGCACAGGCCATGGATGAGTTCAGCAAGAACCAG TTCCTATTCAGAAACCCCATCTGTGCCCTGGGGGAGCGGCTGCCCAAAACACACTGGCCTAGCAACACCATCTACAGCAGCCAGGGCCTGATCCCTTTCTACATGGGCTTCATACCAT CCATGCAGGACAACTACGCGCTGACGTTTGGCAACAGCACCCGCAAGGCCTATCGGAAGGAACTGGAGAGGCGACACCAGACACTATGA
- the FAM166A gene encoding protein FAM166A isoform X2, producing MPPVRASGASEGQCSWDCHCAVYLVRRLCPWLGAGSTPRARGPASPSSSLCSYAGFYPQLRYQVGNTYGRTTAQLLTDPSVQKSPCSVLSPISKPKFIEDFSKPKPPWIPCRDLTEPYVPHYTGLKPYKNFEILGRFSPQEGNAQKGPQGVESISRQVLLPAGFMPYAPYPPCPPGRKGGSRDFGHPGLRLAYGEEAWKSTTPVHGAPGRDQLHHCRRDESPPPAQQQETLDVGRFHRLPQLDHPNLIQRKAISGYAGFVPRFAWVMGVNYRDGVAQAMDEFSKNQPCRTTTR from the exons ATGCCACCTGTCCGTGCCTCAGGAGCCTCAGAAGGCCAGTGCTCCTGGGACTGCCATTGCGCGGTTTACCTGGTCAGGCGGCTCTGCCCTTGGCTGGGGGCCGGCTCCACACCCCGCGCACgggggcctgcctccccctcctcttccctctgcagCTACGCGGGGTTCTATCCGCAGCTGCGCTATCAGGTGGGAAACACCTACGGGCGCACCACAGCACAGCTGCTCACAGACCCCAGCGTGCAGAAGAGCCCCTGCTCCGTGCTGTCCCCCATATCCAAGCCCAAGTTCATCGAGGACTTCAGCAAGCCCAAGCCACCTTGGATACCCTGCCGGGACCTGACTGAGCCCTATGTCCCCCACTACACCG GTCTGAAGCCCTACAAGAACTTTGAGATCCTGGGCCGGTTCTCACCCCAGGAGGGGAATGCCCAGAAGGGGCCGCAGGGGGTAGAGAGCATATCCAGGCAGGTCCTGCTGCCTGCGGGCTTCATGCCCTATGCCCCCTACCCCCCATGCCCGCCAGGCAGGAAGGGGGGCTCCAGAGACTTTGGACACCCAGGCCTGCGGCTGGCATACGGAGAAGAGGCCTGGAAGAGCACCACCCCCGTCCACGGGGCCCCTGGGCGGGACCAG cTGCACCACTGCAGGAGGGATGaatccccaccccctgctcagcagcaggAGACCCTCGACGTGGGCAGGTTCCACAGGCTGCCGCAGCTCGACCACCCCAACCTGATCCAACGCAAAGCCATCTCAG GTTATGCTGGCTTTGTCCCCCGGTTTGCCTGGGTGATGGGGGTGAACTACCGTGACGGTGTCGCACAGGCCATGGATGAGTTCAGCAAGAACCAG CCATGCAGGACAACTACGCGCTGA
- the FAM166A gene encoding protein FAM166A isoform X3, whose product MPPVRASGASEGQCSWDCHCAVYLVRRLCPWLGAGSTPRARGPASPSSSLCSYAGFYPQLRYQVGNTYGRTTAQLLTDPSVQKSPCSVLSPISKPKFIEDFSKPKPPWIPCRDLTEPYVPHYTGLKPYKNFEILGRFSPQEGNAQKGPQGVESISRQVLLPAGFMPYAPYPPCPPGRKGGSRDFGHPGLRLAYGEEAWKSTTPVHGAPGRDQLHHCRRDESPPPAQQQETLDVGRFHRLPQLDHPNLIQRKAISGYAGFVPRFAWVMGVNYRDGVAQAMDEFSKNQFLFRNPICALGERLPKTHWPSNTIYSSQGLIPFYMGFIPSMQDNYALTFGNSTRKAYRKELERRHQTL is encoded by the exons ATGCCACCTGTCCGTGCCTCAGGAGCCTCAGAAGGCCAGTGCTCCTGGGACTGCCATTGCGCGGTTTACCTGGTCAGGCGGCTCTGCCCTTGGCTGGGGGCCGGCTCCACACCCCGCGCACgggggcctgcctccccctcctcttccctctgcagCTACGCGGGGTTCTATCCGCAGCTGCGCTATCAGGTGGGAAACACCTACGGGCGCACCACAGCACAGCTGCTCACAGACCCCAGCGTGCAGAAGAGCCCCTGCTCCGTGCTGTCCCCCATATCCAAGCCCAAGTTCATCGAGGACTTCAGCAAGCCCAAGCCACCTTGGATACCCTGCCGGGACCTGACTGAGCCCTATGTCCCCCACTACACCG GTCTGAAGCCCTACAAGAACTTTGAGATCCTGGGCCGGTTCTCACCCCAGGAGGGGAATGCCCAGAAGGGGCCGCAGGGGGTAGAGAGCATATCCAGGCAGGTCCTGCTGCCTGCGGGCTTCATGCCCTATGCCCCCTACCCCCCATGCCCGCCAGGCAGGAAGGGGGGCTCCAGAGACTTTGGACACCCAGGCCTGCGGCTGGCATACGGAGAAGAGGCCTGGAAGAGCACCACCCCCGTCCACGGGGCCCCTGGGCGGGACCAG cTGCACCACTGCAGGAGGGATGaatccccaccccctgctcagcagcaggAGACCCTCGACGTGGGCAGGTTCCACAGGCTGCCGCAGCTCGACCACCCCAACCTGATCCAACGCAAAGCCATCTCAG GTTATGCTGGCTTTGTCCCCCGGTTTGCCTGGGTGATGGGGGTGAACTACCGTGACGGTGTCGCACAGGCCATGGATGAGTTCAGCAAGAACCAG TTCCTATTCAGAAACCCCATCTGTGCCCTGGGGGAGCGGCTGCCCAAAACACACTGGCCTAGCAACACCATCTACAGCAGCCAGGGCCTGATCCCTTTCTACATGGGCTTCATACCAT CCATGCAGGACAACTACGCGCTGACGTTTGGCAACAGCACCCGCAAGGCCTATCGGAAGGAACTGGAGAGGCGACACCAGACACTATGA